The following proteins come from a genomic window of Nautilia profundicola AmH:
- a CDS encoding aspartate aminotransferase family protein yields the protein MQYLLNTYARFDVQFEKGMSATLWDKNGENYIDFTSGIGVVSVGHGNERLANVICSQAKNIIHISNLYRIEPQEKLAEEIVKKSGIEGGIFFCNSGAEANETALKIARKYGEVNGEIKRYKVITLENSFHGRTISTLKATGQPKFHQYFGPFPDGFTYAKDIADIYNKIDDKTVAVMIELIQGEGGVNPFDKEEIQNLAKFLKEKNILLIVDEVQTGIYRTGEFLASNLYEIKPDIVTMAKGLGGGVPIGAVLTTHTDVLKPGDHGSTFGGNYLATAAALEVVKILDEEKRNGKLADTIEYFENKLLEIAKEYPEMFESVSGYGLMRALRAKTPEIRDEVVKKAFENKLLILKAGTHSVRFLPPLTITKDEIDEGFERLKITLNSLEK from the coding sequence ATGCAGTATTTATTAAACACTTACGCAAGATTTGACGTACAGTTTGAAAAAGGAATGAGCGCCACACTATGGGATAAAAACGGTGAGAATTATATAGATTTTACAAGCGGTATAGGAGTTGTGAGCGTAGGACATGGAAATGAGAGACTTGCAAATGTAATATGCTCTCAAGCTAAAAATATTATTCACATATCAAATCTATACAGAATAGAACCTCAGGAAAAACTTGCGGAAGAAATTGTAAAAAAAAGCGGAATTGAGGGTGGAATATTTTTCTGTAACAGCGGAGCAGAAGCGAATGAAACGGCACTTAAAATTGCAAGAAAATACGGAGAGGTAAACGGTGAAATAAAAAGATATAAAGTAATAACACTTGAAAACTCTTTTCACGGTAGAACCATCTCTACTTTGAAAGCTACGGGACAGCCGAAATTTCATCAGTATTTCGGTCCTTTTCCGGATGGGTTTACATATGCAAAAGATATAGCGGATATATACAACAAAATTGACGACAAAACAGTGGCTGTTATGATAGAATTGATTCAGGGGGAAGGAGGTGTTAATCCTTTTGATAAAGAAGAGATTCAAAACCTTGCTAAGTTTTTAAAAGAAAAAAATATACTTTTGATCGTAGATGAGGTTCAGACAGGAATTTACAGAACCGGAGAATTTCTTGCAAGCAACCTGTATGAAATTAAGCCTGATATTGTTACTATGGCAAAAGGCCTTGGAGGCGGTGTTCCGATAGGAGCAGTCTTAACAACACATACGGATGTTTTAAAACCTGGAGATCACGGCAGTACGTTTGGTGGAAACTATCTTGCGACTGCCGCCGCTTTGGAAGTTGTTAAAATTTTGGATGAAGAAAAAAGAAACGGTAAACTTGCGGATACGATAGAATATTTTGAAAACAAACTTCTTGAAATAGCCAAAGAATATCCTGAAATGTTTGAGAGTGTAAGCGGATACGGACTGATGAGAGCACTAAGGGCTAAGACACCTGAGATTAGGGATGAAGTGGTTAAAAAAGCTTTTGAAAACAAACTATTAATATTAAAAGCCGGAACACATTCTGTAAGATTTTTACCGCCACTTACAATTACAAAAGATGAAATTGACGAAGGTTTTGAGAGATTGAAAATTACATTAAATTCTTTGGAGAAGTAA
- a CDS encoding SulP family inorganic anion transporter: MFSKILQNYNAKNTKNELLSGTVVAIALVPEAIAFSIIAGVSPLVGLYTAFILGLITALFGGKPGMISGATGSVAVVMVSLVASHGVEYLFWATVLAGIIQILVGVFKLAKFIRLVPMPVVYGFVNGLAIIIAMAQFPMFKGEGYIMYILVALTMAIMWFLPKFTKAIPSGLGAIIAITALVLIFNLDTKKIGDLAHISGSFPHFHLPLAPLNWETIKIILPYSIIMALVGLIESLLTLEVLEEMSGERGNGNKEAIALGAGNATCGLFGGMAGCAMIGQSVINYTSGGRGRLSAAFAAILLILFVVALAKYIEQIPLAALVGIMFMVSIATFEWASFDRLKRMPKEDAFVLIATTLITIFTDLAIAVISGVIISALVFAWKHAKVYFKTKMEGNRKIYEFEGPLFFGSAKSFIESFDVKNDPDEVVMDFKNVRVKDSSGVEAIDKITKKYLENGKKLTIRHLSDECKKLLKVAGPYCTYEEDDPNYKVAVNPEELKQN, translated from the coding sequence TTGTTTTCTAAGATATTACAAAATTATAACGCAAAAAATACCAAAAACGAGTTACTAAGCGGAACAGTCGTGGCAATTGCACTTGTACCGGAAGCTATTGCGTTTAGTATCATCGCCGGAGTTTCTCCTCTTGTAGGATTATATACGGCTTTCATATTAGGACTTATTACGGCGCTTTTTGGAGGAAAACCGGGAATGATAAGCGGTGCCACCGGAAGTGTGGCTGTTGTAATGGTCTCACTCGTGGCGAGCCACGGAGTTGAATATCTTTTCTGGGCTACGGTACTTGCAGGTATTATTCAGATACTTGTAGGTGTTTTTAAACTTGCGAAATTCATACGTCTTGTACCTATGCCAGTTGTTTACGGATTTGTAAACGGACTTGCCATTATTATAGCTATGGCACAGTTTCCGATGTTTAAAGGCGAAGGTTATATTATGTACATTTTAGTAGCCCTTACTATGGCTATTATGTGGTTTTTACCTAAATTCACAAAAGCAATCCCTTCAGGACTCGGTGCGATTATTGCAATTACAGCGCTTGTACTTATATTTAATCTTGATACGAAAAAAATAGGAGATTTGGCACATATCAGCGGAAGTTTCCCGCATTTCCACCTGCCCCTCGCACCTCTAAACTGGGAAACTATTAAAATCATTCTACCTTATTCAATCATTATGGCTCTTGTAGGGCTTATAGAATCGCTACTTACACTTGAAGTATTGGAAGAAATGAGCGGTGAGAGAGGCAACGGAAACAAAGAAGCAATTGCACTCGGAGCCGGAAATGCAACATGCGGACTTTTCGGCGGAATGGCCGGATGCGCAATGATAGGACAGAGTGTAATCAATTATACTTCAGGCGGACGAGGAAGACTTAGTGCCGCATTTGCAGCCATACTTTTAATTTTGTTTGTCGTGGCACTTGCTAAATATATAGAACAGATCCCTCTTGCCGCACTTGTCGGAATTATGTTTATGGTAAGTATTGCAACATTTGAATGGGCAAGTTTCGACAGACTCAAAAGGATGCCGAAAGAAGACGCTTTCGTACTTATAGCCACCACATTGATTACAATCTTTACCGATCTTGCAATTGCAGTAATAAGCGGTGTTATAATTTCAGCACTTGTATTTGCATGGAAACACGCAAAAGTTTATTTTAAAACCAAAATGGAAGGTAACAGAAAAATTTATGAATTTGAAGGGCCTCTGTTTTTCGGAAGCGCAAAAAGTTTTATTGAAAGTTTTGACGTTAAAAACGACCCCGACGAAGTGGTAATGGATTTTAAAAACGTACGTGTTAAAGACTCAAGCGGCGTGGAAGCCATAGATAAAATCACAAAAAAATATCTCGAAAACGGCAAAAAACTTACAATCAGACACCTAAGTGACGAGTGTAAAAAACTCCTCAAAGTCGCAGGGCCTTACTGCACTTACGAAGAAGACGACCCTAACTATAAAGTGGCGGTAAATCCGGAAGAACTTAAACAAAACTGA
- a CDS encoding primosomal protein N': MKYYDIAVINTPNTFTYSSNFELNPGDVVEIEVRNRKTTGYVVKEVQKPNFECKVILSKLYSFSSKKQKIIDFICKYYFAPIGEAAGLFYECKIENVKWKINNVKTDIKLTDKQQEALKFLKKNDVSVLFGDTGSGKTEIYIKLIEEVLNDGQQVLFLLPEIAITSQMEKRLQKYFGEALAIWHSKITKKKKQQILSGIAKGEIKIVAGARSALFLPLENLGLIIVDEEHDDSYKSEQTPKYNAKDLAVYFGKIYDAKVILGSATPLISDLYKFPHFRLKGTFYNTKKTRYFRSTFDDFIIQKIKDTIEKNKQVIIFLPTRANFKYMICAECGKAVKCKHCDVAMSVHKNKRALVCHYCNYSMHIPSSCEYCGSEEFINERMGTSEFLEVLKGIFPDAVIEKFDRDVITSKSRVDKLLKRFANKEIDILIGTQMLSKGHDYPDVALSIVLDIDFVLNSADYRAGERAFALARQVEGRAGRKEDGEVIIQTLNPEFFDRSYEEFYDEEIQNRKELGYPPFNRLIKIEFQDKDKIKAKEKMDRFLRCIGNRPEIVGSGEAPIFKIKNIFRYQVLLKGKNLHKIIYPCVNINEMKVDVDPVSFV, from the coding sequence ATGAAATACTACGATATAGCTGTTATTAACACTCCAAATACTTTTACATACAGCTCAAATTTTGAATTAAATCCCGGCGATGTTGTTGAAATTGAAGTAAGAAACAGAAAAACAACAGGTTATGTTGTAAAAGAAGTTCAAAAGCCTAATTTTGAATGTAAAGTTATACTTTCAAAACTTTATTCATTTTCTTCGAAGAAACAAAAAATTATTGATTTTATTTGCAAATATTATTTTGCTCCTATTGGTGAAGCGGCGGGACTTTTCTACGAATGTAAAATTGAAAATGTAAAATGGAAAATTAATAATGTAAAAACAGACATAAAATTAACAGATAAACAACAAGAAGCGTTGAAGTTTTTGAAAAAAAACGATGTGTCGGTACTTTTCGGTGATACCGGAAGCGGCAAAACGGAGATATATATCAAACTAATAGAAGAAGTGCTTAATGATGGACAACAGGTACTTTTTTTACTGCCTGAAATTGCTATAACCTCACAAATGGAAAAAAGACTTCAAAAATATTTCGGAGAAGCACTTGCTATATGGCACAGTAAAATAACCAAAAAGAAAAAACAACAAATTCTTTCAGGAATTGCAAAAGGTGAGATTAAAATTGTAGCGGGTGCCAGAAGTGCTCTGTTTTTGCCTCTTGAAAATCTTGGGTTGATAATTGTGGATGAAGAGCATGACGACAGCTATAAATCCGAACAGACTCCAAAATACAACGCAAAAGATCTGGCAGTATATTTCGGTAAAATTTACGATGCCAAAGTAATACTCGGAAGCGCAACTCCTCTTATAAGTGATCTATATAAATTTCCACATTTCAGACTGAAAGGAACGTTTTACAATACGAAAAAAACAAGATATTTCAGAAGCACATTTGATGATTTTATCATACAAAAAATAAAAGATACCATTGAGAAAAATAAACAAGTTATTATATTCCTTCCGACACGTGCGAATTTTAAATATATGATATGTGCCGAGTGCGGTAAGGCGGTAAAATGCAAACACTGTGATGTTGCAATGAGTGTACATAAAAATAAAAGAGCGCTTGTATGTCATTACTGCAATTACAGTATGCATATTCCTTCAAGCTGTGAATACTGTGGAAGTGAAGAATTTATAAACGAAAGAATGGGTACGAGTGAATTTTTAGAAGTTTTAAAAGGGATTTTCCCTGATGCAGTTATAGAAAAATTTGACAGGGACGTTATCACTTCCAAATCCAGGGTTGATAAACTGCTAAAAAGATTTGCAAATAAAGAGATAGATATTTTAATAGGCACGCAAATGCTCAGTAAAGGGCATGACTATCCGGATGTTGCGCTTTCAATTGTACTTGATATAGATTTTGTACTTAACAGTGCGGATTACAGAGCCGGGGAGAGGGCTTTTGCCTTGGCACGCCAGGTTGAAGGAAGGGCAGGAAGAAAAGAGGACGGCGAGGTTATTATTCAAACGCTTAATCCAGAATTTTTTGACAGAAGCTATGAGGAATTTTATGATGAAGAGATACAAAACAGAAAAGAGCTCGGATACCCGCCGTTTAACAGACTTATAAAAATAGAATTTCAGGATAAAGACAAAATAAAAGCCAAAGAAAAAATGGACAGGTTTTTACGCTGTATTGGAAACAGGCCTGAGATAGTAGGCTCTGGTGAAGCCCCTATATTCAAAATCAAAAACATATTTCGATACCAGGTACTGCTTAAAGGCAAAAACCTTCATAAAATCATATATCCGTGCGTGAATATTAATGAAATGAAAGTGGATGTGGATCCGGTCAGTTTTGTTTAA
- a CDS encoding type II secretion system protein, with the protein MRKSFTMLELIFVIVVIGILAGVAIPRLFSGISDAEIAKVKTDVATIRTAISTKYGKNVMEGNDSCPSLETSTTDNQLFEGILTYPIKQNTGTVKWDGNGTDYNVTIDQKVIKFHYYNDTANNCKFVCDNTNGNCSLIGE; encoded by the coding sequence ATGAGAAAATCTTTTACTATGCTTGAATTAATTTTTGTAATAGTTGTAATAGGAATACTTGCCGGAGTTGCAATCCCGAGATTGTTTAGCGGAATAAGCGATGCCGAGATTGCAAAGGTTAAAACTGACGTAGCTACTATTAGAACTGCTATATCCACAAAATACGGTAAAAACGTAATGGAAGGTAATGATTCATGTCCTTCACTTGAAACTTCAACAACCGATAATCAGCTTTTTGAAGGTATTTTGACTTATCCTATTAAACAAAATACTGGCACAGTAAAATGGGATGGAAACGGGACTGATTATAACGTTACAATTGATCAAAAAGTTATCAAATTTCACTATTATAATGATACGGCAAATAATTGTAAATTTGTCTGTGATAATACAAATGGCAATTGTAGTTTGATAGGTGAATGA
- a CDS encoding type II secretion system protein, with amino-acid sequence MKKAFTMIELIFVIVILGILAAVALPKFLGVAQQAHEGNLKSFVGTLNRTVAPTLWSKSIAENKGGDISYLALDENNITEYVELPKEVDTVNLADCNSTTADTVVIQIKQSVAGKDYVITCKDGNANQSPVFKLYRCDNTNADTDCNIANGTNIADVNTTANPITEIN; translated from the coding sequence ATGAAAAAAGCGTTTACGATGATTGAACTGATTTTCGTTATTGTTATTTTAGGTATTTTAGCAGCAGTTGCGTTACCGAAATTCTTAGGTGTTGCTCAACAGGCACATGAAGGTAACTTAAAATCATTTGTAGGAACTTTAAACAGAACAGTTGCACCTACATTATGGAGTAAATCAATTGCAGAAAATAAAGGTGGTGATATTTCATATCTAGCATTAGATGAAAATAATATTACAGAGTATGTAGAATTACCAAAAGAAGTAGATACTGTAAATTTAGCAGATTGTAATAGTACTACTGCTGATACAGTTGTTATTCAAATTAAACAGTCTGTTGCAGGTAAAGACTACGTAATTACATGTAAAGATGGTAATGCTAATCAATCACCAGTATTCAAATTATATAGATGTGATAATACAAATGCTGATACTGACTGTAATATTGCAAATGGTACAAATATAGCTGATGTGAATACAACTGCTAATCCTATAACTGAAATAAATTAA
- the uvrB gene encoding excinuclease ABC subunit UvrB, which yields MFKLNSNFKPTGDQPQAIEKLSGCIKQGNRYNTLIGVTGSGKTFTMANIIQKLQIPTLILTHNKTLAAQLYSEFKEFFPQNHVEYFISYYDYYQPEAYLPRQDLFIEKDSSINAELERLRVSATASLLEYDDVIVVASVSALYGLGNPIEYKKMVAKIAVGDEINQRQFMMRLLSMGYTRNDKYFERGNFRVNGEVIDIFPTYFEDDVIRVEFFGDEIDRIYTIDYMTNEKLQDLKEITIYAANQFIVGADRLAEAIQSIEKELGERLKEFEQQGKIIEHQRLKQRTEFDLEMLETTGTCKGIENYSRHLTGKKPGETPYSLLDYFEIKGKPYLVIVDESHVSLPQFRGMYNGDRARKEVLVEYGFRLPSALDNRPYKFDEFINKAPHYLFVSATPGEYELEISTCVAEQIIRPTGLLDPIVELLPSQNQVATLFDRAKEVIEKGEKVLVTTLTKKMAEELQKYYLEMGLKVKYMHSDIDVVERNEIIRGLRSGEFDMLIGINLLREGLDLPEVSLVAILDADKEGFLRSETSLIQTMGRAARNVNGRVLMFAGKIEEPVVLDDDLEVLEKIKDKITGSMYRAIKTTITRRIKQKEYNKKHGIIPKSTIRKLDKSLKEEGYEAIAKELKNKNKIPAKEKKAIIAKLRKEMNEAAKALEFEKAAMLRDKIEELKKMK from the coding sequence TTGTTCAAATTAAACTCAAACTTCAAGCCTACAGGCGACCAGCCTCAGGCAATTGAAAAATTAAGCGGCTGTATAAAGCAAGGAAACAGATACAATACTTTAATAGGTGTTACGGGAAGCGGTAAAACATTTACAATGGCAAACATCATTCAAAAACTTCAAATCCCGACCCTTATACTTACACATAATAAAACCCTTGCCGCACAGCTTTATTCCGAATTTAAGGAATTTTTCCCTCAAAACCACGTGGAATACTTCATAAGCTATTACGATTATTATCAGCCTGAAGCATACCTTCCGAGACAGGATCTTTTTATTGAAAAAGACTCTTCAATCAACGCGGAACTTGAAAGGTTGAGAGTCAGTGCAACTGCTTCACTCTTAGAATATGACGACGTTATAGTAGTTGCGTCCGTTTCGGCCCTGTACGGACTCGGTAACCCGATCGAATATAAAAAAATGGTAGCCAAAATAGCCGTGGGAGATGAAATAAACCAGCGTCAGTTTATGATGAGGCTTCTTAGTATGGGTTACACAAGAAATGACAAATATTTTGAAAGAGGAAACTTCAGGGTAAACGGCGAAGTAATAGACATATTCCCTACATATTTTGAAGACGACGTAATAAGAGTCGAGTTTTTTGGAGATGAAATAGACAGAATATATACGATTGATTATATGACAAACGAAAAACTCCAGGATCTTAAAGAAATCACAATCTACGCCGCAAACCAGTTTATCGTAGGTGCCGACAGACTGGCTGAAGCCATACAGTCTATAGAAAAGGAGCTGGGAGAGAGACTGAAAGAATTTGAACAACAAGGAAAAATTATTGAACACCAAAGACTTAAACAAAGAACAGAATTCGACCTTGAAATGCTTGAAACAACGGGAACATGCAAAGGAATAGAAAACTATTCAAGACACCTTACAGGCAAAAAACCTGGAGAAACCCCGTATTCTTTACTTGATTACTTTGAAATAAAAGGAAAACCTTACCTTGTAATAGTGGATGAATCACACGTAAGCCTTCCTCAGTTTCGCGGGATGTACAACGGTGACAGGGCAAGAAAAGAAGTACTTGTGGAGTACGGATTCAGACTGCCAAGTGCGCTTGACAACAGACCTTATAAATTTGATGAATTTATAAATAAAGCTCCTCATTATCTTTTCGTATCGGCAACTCCGGGAGAATATGAGCTTGAAATATCCACATGCGTGGCGGAGCAGATCATCCGCCCTACTGGACTGCTTGATCCGATAGTAGAACTGCTTCCAAGCCAAAACCAGGTGGCAACGCTTTTTGACAGAGCCAAAGAGGTAATTGAAAAAGGCGAAAAGGTACTTGTAACGACTCTTACTAAAAAAATGGCTGAGGAGCTTCAAAAATATTACCTTGAAATGGGACTGAAAGTTAAATATATGCACTCTGACATTGACGTGGTGGAAAGAAACGAAATAATAAGAGGACTTAGAAGCGGTGAATTCGATATGCTAATCGGTATCAACCTCCTAAGAGAAGGTCTGGATCTTCCGGAAGTAAGCCTCGTAGCCATCCTTGATGCGGATAAGGAAGGGTTTTTAAGAAGCGAGACGAGTCTTATTCAAACAATGGGAAGAGCCGCAAGAAACGTAAACGGACGGGTATTGATGTTTGCAGGAAAAATAGAAGAGCCTGTAGTACTTGATGATGATCTTGAAGTGCTTGAAAAAATAAAAGACAAAATCACAGGCTCAATGTACAGAGCAATCAAAACCACAATCACAAGACGTATCAAACAAAAAGAATATAATAAAAAGCATGGAATCATTCCAAAAAGTACAATTAGAAAACTTGACAAATCACTAAAAGAAGAAGGATACGAAGCAATAGCCAAAGAGCTGAAAAACAAAAATAAAATTCCGGCCAAAGAGAAAAAAGCGATTATTGCAAAATTACGTAAAGAAATGAACGAAGCCGCAAAAGCACTCGAATTTGAAAAAGCAGCAATGCTAAGAGACAAGATTGAAGAGCTAAAGAAAATGAAATAA
- a CDS encoding gamma carbonic anhydrase family protein, which translates to MTLRYKDDFPKIHTTAWIAPSADIIGDVEIGEDSSVWFGCVIRGDVHYIKIGKRTSIQDMSMIHVTHYEKEKKIGDGFPTIIGDDVTIAHRVMLHGCKIGNACLIGMSATILDGAEIGDESIVGAGALVTGGKKFPPRSLILGSPAKVVRELTDEEVANIYKNAENYVKYKNDYINFVR; encoded by the coding sequence ATGACTCTGCGCTATAAAGACGACTTCCCTAAAATACATACCACCGCATGGATAGCTCCGAGCGCCGATATTATCGGTGATGTGGAAATCGGAGAAGATTCAAGTGTGTGGTTCGGGTGTGTTATAAGAGGAGACGTGCATTACATCAAAATCGGAAAACGCACATCCATTCAGGATATGAGTATGATACACGTAACGCATTATGAAAAAGAAAAGAAAATAGGAGACGGTTTTCCGACTATTATAGGTGACGACGTAACAATAGCACACCGCGTAATGCTTCACGGTTGTAAAATCGGAAACGCATGCCTTATAGGTATGAGTGCCACAATCCTTGACGGTGCCGAAATCGGAGACGAATCGATCGTAGGAGCCGGAGCTTTGGTTACAGGCGGTAAAAAATTCCCTCCAAGAAGCCTGATTTTAGGATCTCCAGCCAAGGTCGTAAGGGAGCTTACCGACGAAGAAGTGGCGAATATATACAAAAACGCCGAAAATTACGTTAAATATAAAAATGATTATATAAATTTTGTAAGGTAA
- a CDS encoding endonuclease MutS2, with protein sequence MINKLDLVEYINKLTSLFAREKDYKIQGSIESLYKYLQKLQNRDFNAPPSVKNLDTEIMHLKKFGVLKHDQIFEFLKIIRYFIYLKTRNWQDLSEWFDKIEIPQDILEIDKHYDKKGEVIGFEELDMINERIKELKAQIRQQLYKYINSKKLEPFLVDKQIHVQGGEETLLVRGGYNKVINAEILGRSQSGFFYIFPKTIEKLKEKEDNLKSQKEEILYEIAKEFSNRLRKWTKFLEFINREFDKFDHIQARIFMAKNENLEFILPSKTKKMVLKNFCHPALNECKPINLEWDKQVLIITGVNAGGKTMLLKSILSSAYMAKHLLPMKIRENSIIPSFKEIKPIIDDPQNVKNDISTFAGRIKEFKEVFFKENYLIGVDEIELGTDANEAASLFKVIIEEIMKKNRIVITTHHKRLATLLAQNEEVELLAAIYDEKNQKPTYEFIKGTIGKSYAFETAKRYGIPFNIIEKAKKEYSDDLEKLDVLIEKSAALEFEQKQKIKELESELEDVKLLKESLIRQKEEFNETIEKEKNRLLKEYNEAIKKAKEAIRAKSVKDAHRALNEANKVRSNIKVKKSEINKEFKVGDTVKYFTSIGEILDIKGKNALVDIDGKKLWIPKNSLEPYRLPKKAKAQIIKPKASKVDIKLDLHGMRLEEALEKTEEYLNNAALAGLEEVWIYHGMGKGILAKGITELLKQHPLVKEFHDAPPHMGGYGAKIVKL encoded by the coding sequence ATGATAAACAAATTAGACTTAGTCGAATACATAAACAAACTCACTTCCCTCTTTGCAAGGGAGAAGGATTATAAAATCCAGGGAAGTATCGAATCGCTTTACAAATACCTCCAAAAACTGCAAAACAGGGATTTTAACGCTCCTCCGAGCGTAAAAAACCTCGATACGGAGATAATGCATCTTAAAAAATTCGGTGTGCTTAAACACGACCAGATTTTTGAATTTCTGAAAATCATACGTTATTTTATTTACCTCAAAACAAGAAACTGGCAGGACCTGTCCGAATGGTTTGATAAAATCGAAATCCCTCAGGACATTCTTGAAATAGACAAACACTACGATAAAAAAGGCGAGGTAATCGGCTTTGAAGAGCTCGATATGATAAATGAACGTATAAAAGAGCTAAAAGCCCAAATCCGCCAGCAGTTATACAAATACATAAATTCAAAAAAACTTGAGCCGTTTTTGGTAGACAAACAGATACACGTCCAAGGAGGTGAAGAAACCCTGCTTGTAAGAGGCGGATACAATAAAGTAATAAACGCCGAAATTCTCGGAAGAAGCCAAAGCGGATTTTTTTACATCTTCCCGAAAACAATAGAAAAACTAAAAGAAAAAGAAGACAACCTCAAAAGCCAAAAAGAAGAGATACTATATGAAATTGCAAAAGAATTTTCAAACAGGCTTAGAAAATGGACTAAATTTTTAGAATTTATAAACCGCGAATTTGACAAATTCGACCACATACAGGCCCGTATTTTTATGGCAAAAAACGAAAATCTTGAATTTATACTGCCGAGTAAAACCAAAAAAATGGTGCTGAAAAACTTCTGCCACCCTGCCCTTAACGAATGTAAACCTATAAACCTTGAATGGGACAAGCAGGTGCTGATTATCACGGGTGTAAACGCCGGGGGTAAAACGATGCTTTTAAAATCAATCCTGAGCTCAGCTTATATGGCAAAACACCTGCTTCCTATGAAAATCAGGGAAAATTCCATAATCCCATCGTTTAAAGAGATAAAACCGATAATCGACGATCCGCAAAACGTAAAAAACGACATTTCAACATTTGCAGGAAGAATTAAAGAGTTTAAAGAAGTCTTTTTCAAAGAAAATTACCTTATAGGCGTGGATGAGATTGAACTCGGAACGGACGCCAACGAAGCGGCGAGTCTATTTAAGGTGATAATTGAAGAGATTATGAAAAAAAACCGAATAGTCATCACAACCCACCACAAACGCCTTGCGACGCTTCTTGCACAAAACGAAGAAGTGGAGCTTCTCGCCGCAATTTACGATGAAAAAAACCAAAAACCGACCTATGAATTTATAAAAGGAACCATCGGTAAAAGTTACGCGTTTGAAACGGCAAAAAGATACGGAATTCCGTTTAACATCATAGAAAAAGCCAAAAAAGAATACAGCGACGATCTTGAAAAACTTGATGTACTTATAGAAAAATCGGCGGCTCTTGAATTTGAACAAAAACAAAAAATCAAAGAGCTTGAAAGCGAACTTGAAGACGTTAAACTTCTAAAAGAATCTCTAATCCGTCAAAAAGAGGAGTTTAACGAAACCATAGAAAAAGAAAAAAATCGCCTTTTAAAAGAATATAATGAAGCAATTAAAAAAGCAAAAGAAGCCATAAGGGCCAAATCCGTAAAAGACGCACACAGGGCCCTTAACGAAGCAAATAAAGTTCGCTCAAACATAAAAGTCAAAAAAAGCGAAATTAATAAAGAGTTTAAAGTCGGCGACACGGTCAAATACTTTACAAGCATAGGGGAAATACTCGATATAAAAGGCAAAAACGCTCTTGTTGACATAGACGGTAAAAAACTCTGGATTCCAAAAAACAGCCTTGAGCCGTACAGACTGCCTAAAAAAGCAAAAGCACAGATCATTAAACCGAAAGCCTCCAAAGTCGACATTAAACTCGATCTTCACGGTATGAGGCTTGAAGAAGCGCTTGAAAAAACCGAAGAGTATTTAAATAACGCTGCTCTTGCAGGACTCGAAGAAGTATGGATTTATCACGGAATGGGTAAAGGAATACTTGCCAAAGGAATTACTGAGCTTTTAAAACAGCACCCTCTTGTAAAAGAATTTCACGACGCACCTCCGCATATGGGAGGGTACGGAGCTAAAATCGTCAAACTTTAA
- a CDS encoding peptidylprolyl isomerase, whose protein sequence is MFGLKKELKKYDLSDVEKNNYAKIVTDKGDIWVKLFPEATPNTVANFAHLAKEGFYDGLKFHRVIPGFMAQGGCPNSKDGAKGMPGTGGPGWAIECETDAPKQVHKRGSLSMAHAGKDTGGSQFFICFTDCPHLDGVHTVFGGIEEGDEESFKVLDSIKKNDEIKTIEIYEKRD, encoded by the coding sequence ATGTTCGGATTAAAAAAAGAACTTAAAAAATATGATTTAAGCGATGTTGAAAAAAACAATTACGCAAAAATTGTAACCGATAAAGGTGATATTTGGGTAAAACTTTTCCCTGAAGCTACGCCTAATACGGTGGCAAACTTCGCACATCTTGCAAAAGAAGGATTTTACGACGGACTTAAATTTCACAGAGTCATTCCGGGTTTTATGGCGCAGGGAGGATGTCCTAATTCAAAAGATGGAGCCAAAGGAATGCCCGGTACCGGAGGTCCGGGATGGGCGATAGAGTGTGAAACGGATGCACCGAAACAAGTTCACAAAAGAGGCTCCCTTTCAATGGCTCATGCCGGAAAAGATACGGGAGGCAGCCAGTTTTTTATCTGTTTTACAGACTGTCCTCATCTTGACGGGGTTCATACTGTATTCGGCGGTATAGAAGAGGGTGATGAAGAGAGCTTTAAAGTACTTGATTCAATCAAAAAAAACGATGAAATCAAAACTATAGAGATTTATGAAAAAAGAGATTAA